A single genomic interval of Stieleria maiorica harbors:
- the sdhB gene encoding succinate dehydrogenase iron-sulfur subunit translates to MIALDPDANRPKFINVRVKRQDGPGKEPYWQLFKIDYEPELNVITVLQRIAALSETSDGKKVTPVVWDCGCLEEVCGACTMQINGRVRQSCSALVDQLLKDNADEIVLEPMSKFPVLRDLMVDRSRLFKALEKVKAWVPVDSYYNMGPGERQLRAAQEQNYPLSQCMSCGCCVDACPQYNKIELTRKDGETDEEFRRREEKAWDQEFVGPHAISQAMLFNNHPTGKSIAGERLDALTSPGGIQACGNAQNCVAVCPKEIPLTTSIARAGRAATIHTIKKWFEK, encoded by the coding sequence ATGATTGCCCTGGATCCCGACGCCAACCGCCCCAAGTTCATCAACGTCCGCGTCAAGCGACAAGATGGCCCTGGAAAAGAACCGTATTGGCAGTTGTTCAAGATCGACTATGAACCCGAATTGAATGTGATCACGGTCCTGCAACGGATCGCCGCACTGAGCGAAACATCGGACGGCAAGAAGGTCACCCCGGTCGTCTGGGATTGCGGCTGTCTGGAAGAGGTCTGCGGTGCCTGCACGATGCAAATCAACGGTCGCGTCCGCCAAAGTTGCAGCGCCCTGGTCGACCAGTTGCTCAAGGACAACGCCGACGAAATCGTGCTCGAGCCGATGAGCAAGTTCCCGGTGCTCCGCGACCTGATGGTCGACCGCAGTCGGTTATTCAAAGCTCTCGAAAAGGTCAAAGCCTGGGTGCCGGTCGACAGCTATTACAACATGGGCCCCGGCGAACGACAGCTCCGCGCCGCCCAGGAACAGAACTACCCGCTCAGCCAATGCATGAGCTGTGGCTGTTGCGTCGATGCCTGTCCGCAATACAACAAGATCGAACTGACGCGGAAGGACGGCGAGACGGACGAGGAGTTTCGTCGGCGCGAAGAAAAGGCTTGGGACCAGGAATTCGTCGGCCCCCACGCCATTTCGCAAGCCATGCTGTTCAACAATCATCCGACGGGCAAATCGATCGCGGGTGAGCGACTGGACGCGTTGACCAGCCCCGGCGGAATCCAGGCCTGCGGGAACGCTCAAAACTGTGTCGCCGTCTGCCCCAAGGAAATTCCCTTGACCACCTCCATCGCCCGGGCCGGCCGCGCCGCAACGATCCACACCATCAAAAAGTGGTTCGAAAAGTAA